The genomic window TTTTTTTGTACACTTAAAGAAACGCCCGGGCTATAAACACCACTTTCTTTCTCACGCAAACGCTCGGTAATTTTGATATCCAATGCAGCTTTTAATGCATCTAACATTACGTTGTTTTCTGCATTATACGTATAATCGTCGTGGAAAACCAACTGTACAGAAACTTTGTCTTCTAAACCTTTTTTAACGGTTTTGCTTACTTTGCCTTTTGGAGGATTAACTCCATTGTCTACATAATTTTCGTTTTTATTTAACGAAGGCAAGCTTGCCAAATAGGTTGTAATTAAAGGTTTGATTTTTTCTACATCAAAATTACCTACGAAAACAAAGGTTTGTCCGCTTGCATCAGCAAAACGATCTTTATAGAAAGCATAAGCTTTATCGATGTTGATTTTGTCGATATCAGCTAGTGTAGTTGGCATCCCACGTTTGTGGTAATTGGCCATTACCGCTTGTACAGTATCTGCAAAAACGCTGCTTGGGTTACTGCCTTTATTAGCGGTAATTACTTTAAAATCGCTCACGTTTTTGTTGAAAATATCAGCGTCTTTGCGTGGATTTGTAGCACGGGCATAAATCAATTGGAATGCTGTTTCTAAGTCTTTAGGAGAAGCATTTCCAGAAAAACCCTGATACAAATCGTCTATATAAGCACCTACCGCAGCATTTTTGCCAGCTAAGCATTTAGATAATTGCGTTGGATTGTAATCTCCAACACCACTTTGTGCAATCAAGTTCGCATTTTCGGCAGAGATAAAATCATCATTACTAGCTAAAGAAGCTCCACCTTTTGCAAATGAAGTAAATATCACTTGGTCATTTTTAAAATCGGTAGGTTTTAACACTACTTTAACGCCGTTGCTCAAGGTTAGTGTGGTAATACCCACTTTATCGTTTTTGGTTTCGCTTACAATGGTTCCTGCTTTTGGAGCCTGTGCTATCAGCGGTTTGTTTACGGTATTGTCTACATACGGAGTTACGCCATTGCCCGCATTTTTTAGCGCAGCTAAGAATGCAGCCTCGCTAGGCAGGTTTGCTTTTTCTTTTTCTGGTGCTTGTACTACTAAAATTTGGTTGTTTTTGGTTACCATGGCTTTAGCAGCGGCATTTACATCAGCTAAAGAAATGCTTTGTAACAACTTTTTGTTTAGCTCATAGCTGTACTCCTCAGATGGAATTGCCGAGCCAATTAAGAAGTTGTTTAAATACTGTTGTACATAAGCACTAGATTTGGTTTTGTCTTTTTCTTTGAACTGCTTTTCGTTGCTAGCCTCCATTTTTTTCTTTACGGTTTCTAGCTCGCCAGCGGTGAAGCCAAATTTAGCCATACGCTCGTTTTCTGCTACAGCCGCTACCAAAGCTTTTTCGAGCTCGGCACCTGTTTTGGCTACTGCTACGGTTTGTAGGGCGTTCATATCCCAAATCATACCGCCTTGGTACGGGCCATAACCACTTTGGGCAAATAAAAATGGCGCATTGCCTTTCTGCATAATTTCTGCAATACGGGCTGCCAACATATTGTTTACCATGTTTTGCACCATTTGTAGCTTATAATCGGCTTCGGTTTTTACAGGCCCTTGTTTTTGCTTGTAAATTAGCTGGGCTACGTTGTAAGGTTGCTCTGGGTCGGTAGCAATTTTAACCAAAGGCTGTGCATTGTCTGGAATGCTGTAATAAGTTCTTGGTTTTTCATTGGCCGGGTTTTTCAACTCAGAGAAATTAGCGATAATTAGTTTCTCTACTTCGTTTACATCAAAATCGCCAACGGCAATAACCGTTTGTAGGTTAGGGCGGTACCAGTCTTTGTAAAAGTTACGGATTTTATCGTGTGTAAATTTCTGTAATAAATCTACATCCCCAATCGGAATGCGTTTAGCATAACGCGAATCGCCTAGTAAAAAGGCAGCAATTGCTTGCTTATTCGTTGCTGTGCATTTTTACCACGTTGACGGTCTTCCTCAATAATTACACCACGTTCGTTGTCAATTTCTGCGCCATCCATGCTTACTTTGCCTGCCCAGTTAGCTAAAATCTTGAAGCCTGTTTTAAAAACTTCGGCACTATCTGTAGGAATTGGCAATTGGTATACCGTTTGGTTAAAGCCGGTATAAGCATTTAGGTCTGCCCCAAAACGTACGCCCGCTTTTTGCAAGTAACTAATGATTTCGTTTTTAGGAAAGTCTTTGGTGCCGTTAAAAGCCATGTGCTCTGTAAAGTGCGCTAATCCTAATTGTTCTTCATTTTCCATTAAAGAACCAATTTTGTTTCCTAAATAAAGTTCGGCCCTGTTTTTAGGCTCCACATTTTTGCGGATGTAGTACACCAAGCCGTTAGGTAGTTTACCAATTTTAACATTAGGGTCTGTTGGTAATGCTTGGCTTGCGCTAGGTTTAGCAGTCGTTTTAACCGTTGTAGCTTTAACTGGAGCTTTTTTCTGCGCCATTGCTGGTTGTGCCAACACGATAGAAAGAGCTCCAACAGCAAGTAAATGCAAATTTTTCTTCATTTTATAAATTTAGTTAGAGGTAAATGTTTGTTTTTAGATTGTATTCTTTGTTTAAAGTTACAAATAGATTTGAGTATTGAGCATTGAGATTTGAGAACAAGGTTTAGGGTAGTATAGGAGCGTAAATGTGCTTGCTACAGCTTTAGTTCTTTAATCTTTGCTCTTTAATCTTTGCTCCTTAATCCTAATTACACCTTAATAATGATATTCCTTTTGTACATTACCCAAAGTATCACATACCAAAACAGCACAAAGGCAACGGCATAAGCCAAAGAAGCATTTAGCGGGTTGGCAAAGTTATTGGCAAATAAGGCTTTGTTCACGTAGCTTAGCGCACCTACTTTTTCTCCTTCAAAATCAATCTTAATCATGTTTAGCAAACGCGGCATCAAGCCTGATAAAAAGAAAACAGTAATGGCGTTTACCCCATAAACTACAAAAGGTTTGGTAAAACGATTGTACTGGTTCACATCTATCAGCCAATAAGATAAAGCTAAAATAACGGTTGCCAAGCCACCCGTGTAAAGCACATAAGAACTGGTCCATAATGCCTTGTTAATAGGAAATTGGAGGTCCCAAAGTAGGCCACCCATAAACATTAATGTACCAGCCGAAAACAGCCAGGCTATTTTAGTAGCTGGTTCTATGGTTTTCTTTTTAAGATAAGTGCCAACCAACACACCAATTAAGCAGGTGCCAATAGCTGGCAGGGTGCTTAAAATCCCTTCAGGGTCCCAAGTTTTAGCAGCTTTCCATAAATGTGCTTCTGTTAAGATGGTTCTATCTAACCAAGCCCCTAAATCGGTTCCTTTTTCTAAGTTGGCAGGACCAAAACCTGGTACAGGAACAAAATTCATTAAAGCCCAATAGCCAAAAAGTAAAACCACAATGGTTTGGAACAACCTTTTATCGCTCAGCTTTAAAAATAGGATAGATGAAATTAAGAATACTACCGAAATTCTTTGCAGTACGCCAGGTATCCTTACTGTTTTCAGAGCTTCAATAAAATCGAAATCACTAAAATTCCTTGGAAAAAAGGCTAAAATAAACCCTAGAAAAAAAGGGTAAATGCTCTTTTTGAGGCTTTTAAAATCGTTTTTCCGTGTGCCGCATTATCTTCTCGCTTACTGCCCATAGCGTAGGCAATAGATACGCCAACAATAAACAAAAAGAAAGGAAAAACAAGGTCGGTTGGGGTACAGCCATTCCATTCGGCGTGTGCTAAAGGTGGGTAAATGTGCCCCCAGCTTCCTGGATTGTTTACCAATATCATGGCGGCTACGGTTAAACCCCTAAAAAAATCTAGTGAAAGGAGGCGTTGAGAGCGATTTGGTTTGGTTTGCATGGTGTGTAAAATAAAAATATCTTCTATCTATTAGTTTGTTACGCTAAAGATAGAAGATAAATTTTAGTTCCTTACCTAGTTCGTCATCCCAAATTTATTTTGGGGTCGTAATGCGGTAAATTATATCGCTTTAGGATTCCCGCCTACGCGGGAATGACGATTAATAAGGCCTAATAATGGTATCTCATAAAAGCTTCCATCGCTTCGTAATCAGCTAAACCTAACTCATCGTAAGTTTTGGCCGTTTCGCGATTTCTGTCTTCTGCTCGTTGCCAAAATTCTCTCGGGTCATCGCCAGGGAAAACAGGAATATCTTTTTGCGATTGGTGCTTGAAAATAGCCAGTTTCTTGCGTTCTACTTCTTTAGGACTTAGTGGAACTGCCATTTCAATTTCGTGTGGTTCAAACTCGTGCCAAGCGCCACGGTACATCCATAACCAGCAATCTTCTACCCAAGCTTCCGTACCTTTTAGGCGTCTTAATGCCTCTACAATGATGTTGAAGCAAACAATGTGCGTGCCATGCGGATCTTCAAAATCTCCAGCAGCAAACACCTGGTGTGGTTTCACTTTTTGTAGTAATTCCATTGTTAATTCCACATCTACTTCCGAAACTGGGTTTTTCTTCACTTTGCCAGTTTCGTAGAACGGAAGCGCCATAAAGTGGATGTTTTCATCAGGTAAGCCTGAAAAACGAGCTCCAGCGATAGCTTCGCCTTTTCTAATCAATCCTTTTACCAACTTAATTTCTTCTGAGTCGATTTGATTAGGGCGTTTGTTAGCCATAAACTCACGCATTTCTTCGTAAGTTTTTCTCATGTTAGTTTGGTCAATTCCCATTTTTTCTGAGAAATCGATGTTAAACTCTACGAAACGGAGTACGTCATCGTCCCAAACGGCAGTGTTGCCAGATGTTTGGTAGGCAACGTGTACTTCGTGTCCTTGATCGGCCAGACGAATGAAAGTACCACCCATAGAAATTACATCGTCATCTGGGTGCGGAGAAAATACAATTGCTCTTTTCTTCGCTGGGTTTGCTCTTTCAGGGCGTTGGCTGTCATCGGCATTTGGCTTGCCACCTGGCCATCCGGTAATGGTATGTTGTAATTTGTTGAAGATATCGATATTAATATCATAAACCGGGCCTTGCTCTGTAGCTAATTGAGCCATGCCGTTGTTGTTATAATCGTCTTCGGTTAATTTAAGGATAGGTTTTTTAAGGTGCTGTGCCAACCAAATTACCGCTTTACGAGTAAGTTCTGGCGTCCAGTCGCAATCTCTTGCTAACCAAGGTGTGTTAAATCTGGTTAAGTCTAAGGCTGCGTCTTGATCTAGAATAAACTCTACATTTTCAGAAAGTTGTAGATAAGTAGCGGGAACTTCACTCGAAATTTCGCCCTCAACCGCTTTTTTAATGATCGAAGCTTTTTTCCTATTCCAAGCCATTAAGATAATCTCTTTAGCTTTAAAAATAGTACCAATACCCATGGTAATGGCTTTGGTTGGTACGTTAGATTTACCACCAAAATCACGAGCCGCATCTCTACGGGTTAAATCATCTAGGGTTACCAAACGAGTTCCAGAGTTTGGTGCCGAACCTGGCTCGTTAAAACCAATGTGACCCGTACGGCCAATACCTAAAATCTGAATATCCAGTCCGCCAACACTTTCTATTTTCTTTTCATAATTTAAACAGAAAGCTGGAATTTCTTCAAGACTTAAGGTGCCATCTGGAATGTGCACATTGTTTTTGTCTATGTCAATATGATCGAAAAGATTTTCGTTCATAAAGTAAACATAGCTCTGTACAGAGTTGGGCTGCATCGGATAGTATTCATCCAAGTTGAAGGTAATTACATTTTTGAAGCTTAATCCTTCTTCTTTGTGTTGCCTTACCAACTCTTTGTAAACCGCAACTGGTGTAGCTCCTGTAGCTAAACCTAGCACTGCATTTTTACCTTGTTGTTGTTTTTCTTTGATTAGTGAAGCGATACGGTTCGCTACACTCAGAGAAGCTTCTTTCGGATTTTTAAAAATACTTACTGGGAGCTTTTCGAACCTCGTTTCTTCTAATAGATTTAATCTTGCCATTAATCTTTGGTTTTTTATTGAACGGAGCAGTAAATATAGTATAGATTAAACAGAAAAAAAATAGGACAATTTTTGCGTAAAGCTTATTTTGGCCTAAAAAGTGGTTTTAATTGTCTTTCAGGGCGTTTTTACTTTTTAAAAAAATTAAAAAACTTTTTTTGCGACTTGTTTTAGTTTGGTATTCGGTAAAATGTAAAAAGTAAATGGCATTTATCGAAACAACTTGTACCTTTCACAGTCAAAAAATTCGTAATGAAAAATCAAATCGAAAACCTATACCATAAATCTAAGAAGACAGAAAAGCTGATCATTGGATTGATGTCTGGAACCTCTATGGACGGCTTGGATATTGCCTTAAGTTCTTTTAGCGGTAGCGGAGCTGATACGAAAATAAAGCTGTTGAAATTTAAAACGGCAGATTATACCGATACTTTTAGGAAACAGGTAAAATCGATTTTTTCTAAACGCGAAGTTGACTTAGAAATGGTTTGCTTAATGAACGAGCAAATAGCGCTTACTCACGCAAAGCTGATTAATGAAGCCATTGCTGAGTGGGGCTACCGAAACGAGGATATTGATTTTATTGCCAGCCATGGACAAACCATTTACCATGCACCAAAATCATTACACCAACGGGACGAGCTGCCAAATGGTACTTTGCAAATTGGCGATGGCGATCATATTGCGGTAAATACAGGTATCATTACACTAAGTGATTTTAGGCAAAAGCACATTGCTGCAGGTGGCGAAGGTGCCCCTTTAGCCGTATATGGCGATTACCTCATTTTTTCTAAGCAGGGCGAAGATAGGATCATGTTGAATATTGGCGGCATTGCCAATTACACTTATTTGCCCGGCAATTTAGATGCAGCTAAAGTTTTTTCAACCGATGTTGGGCCAGGCAATACTTTGATGGATCAGTATGTTCAAAAGCATTTTGAAGGTTTGTACTACGATAAAGATGCCGCCATTAGTCAATCGGGGAAAGTGAATGAAAAACTTTTACAGCAGTTATTGACCAACGATTTTTTTGCTGCGGATTTTCCTAAAACTACCGGTCCAGAACTTTTCAGCCTCGATTACTTAGCAAATGCGCAAAAAGTTTCTGGTACGGATGGTTTATCCAAAGAGGATGTAATGGCCACGCTGTGTCATTTCTCGGCACAGGGCATCGTAGAATCGATACAGCGGGCATTGCACCAATTAACTCAACCGGTATTGTATTTGAGTGGCGGCGGTATGCACAACCCCTTATTATTGTCGCTTTTAAAATCGGCTTTGCCCCAGGTAAGCTTTAAAACTACTTCAGATTTAGAGATTAACCCCGATGCGAAGGAAGCTGTTTTATTCGCTTTATTAGCTAATGAAACCATTTGTGGAAGCCAAATTTACTTTGGCGAGAGAGAGGGTGTGCCCTCTGTTTGTATGGGTAAGGTTAGTTTGCCTCATTAAATCATAAGACTGAAAAAAAGCGAACCACTGGTTCGCTTTCGTTGCTTTTTACTAATAATATATTTGATCTAGATGATCTGCAAGCCATTGGTATGGTATGCAGCCAAGGCCTCGTCGCCGTCGTTGAGTTCGGTAACTAAATAGTTGATGTTCTCTAATCCCGCTACTTTTAGTCTTAAAGTAGTGCCTAATTTTTCAGAGATACATAATACCGCAGTTTTTTTAGAAGAGGCAATCATTGCTTTTTTCAATTGATTAATTTCCCAATCGGTGTCTGTTACGCCATCAGTAGGATGCAATGCGCTAGTTCCCATTAAGCATAAATCTGCTCTAATATCTGCCAGTTGGCTAATTACGTGGCCACCATAACTAATTTGCGAGTTTTTAGAGAATAGCCCACCTATTAGAATAACTTCAATTTTTTCGTATTTAGCTAGTTCTACAGCAACTAATGGGCTAATGGTAATAAACGTAGCATGTAAATGTTGAGGTAGTTGTTTGGCTAATTCAATTACTGTGGTCCCTCCGCCAGTTAACACTACCATGCCATCTTTAATTAAGGAAGCAGTTTTTTTAGCTATACTGATCTTGGCATCTTTTGCGTATACTTTGCTATCGTCAAAAGACGATTGGTAAGATTTGGAAAGCGCCCCTCCGTGTACTTTATTTAGCAAATTGTCATCAGCTAATTCTTGTAAATCTCTTCTAATGGTATCTTCTGATACATTTAATAATTCTACCAAATCAGAACTTAGCACCCTGTTGTGCAAGTTAATTTGGCGCATAATCATATTGTGGCGTTCTTTTTTAAGCATTTAATGAAGAATATTGTTCGAGACCTAAGGTAGTGAAAAAATATTTTTTATGAGTAAAGAATGATTTTTAAGTGTTTTTAGTGTGCGGATTTTTGCGGTGTTTGGTCTGGAAATAATTCTTTTTTGTTAAAATTTTGTTAAAATTTCTTTTTTTAACGAAAAACATTTGTGATATTTACTTAGGTTTTAATGAGAATGCGTGAATATGCGTTTTTATTAAGCTGAAAATCAACGAAACAAATTAATTACTATTAACCAACAAGAGTTTATGAAAAAAATTACTCATGCTGTTCTTGGGAGCTTTTCTTTTAGCAGTTCAGGTAATGGCGCAACAGGTTACTGTTACGGGTAAAGTCACTTCTTCGGAAGATGGGCAGCCAATACCAGGTGCAACAGTTAAAGTGAAAGGGACCTCGGTGGCAACACAGGCAAACAATAGTGGTATTTATACCATTAAAGCAAATGCGGGAGACGTATTGCAGTTCGCTTATTTAGGGATGGTGACCAAGGAGCAAGCTGTGGGGACTTCGACAACGATTAACATTACCTTAAGCCCGGATAGCAAATCCCTTAATGAGGTGGTTGTTACGGCTTTAGGGCAAAAGGTAGTAAAGCGCTCTTTAGGAACTTCGCAACAAGAAGTTAAAGGCGAAGATATAGCTCAAACACAAAGGGAAAATTTTGTAAATGCATTACAAGGACGAGTTGCAGGGGTTGAGGTAACAAGCTCTTCTGGTGTTCCTGGAGCCTCTTCCTCAATAACAATTAGGGGAGTGAGTTCTATTAGTGGAAGTAACCAGCCTTTAATGATTGTAGATGGATTGCCGATTGATAACAAAACATTGAGTAAACTTCGGCTTTTTTTCTGAAATTAGTTCAAATACTTCGCAAGCAAATAGAAATGCCGATTTTACAAATAGGTCATCAGATATAAATCCTGAAGATATTGAAAGCTTAGTCGTGTTAAAAGGTCCAGAGGCTGCTGCTCTTTACGGTATAGATGCTGCAAATGGAGCAATCGTAATTACGACAAAAAGAGGCAAGCCTGGGACTGGTGCAATAGACTATAGCAATAGTTTTAGGATAGATGCGCCTAGGGGCAAGCCAGAGATACAAAAAGTATATGAGCCTAGTGCTGTAGGTACTACTTCATTTTTATATTTTGGAGATGAATATCTTCCTGGTACTAAATTCTATGATAATGTAGATGGTTTTTTTCAGACGGCGTTGACTCAGAAGCATAATCTGTCAATGAGTGGAGGTACAGATAGAATAAGCTATAGATTTTCAACATCATATACGAATCAGAACGGCGTTATCCCCAATTCATTATATGACAGGATTAACGTTACTGGTGCTACTAGGGCTACCATCAACGACTGGCTAAAGGCAGATCTTTCACTTAGCTACACATATTCTAACAATGACCAGGCTAGAAAGGGAGCTGGAGGTCCTCTAATCGGATTGTTGGTTTGGCCTCAGACTGATGATGCTAAAAATTACTTAACACCTGCTGGTACAAGAAGACAAGTAACTTCTTTAGGTCTTGGTTCCGAAATAGACAATCCTTATTTTAATGTCGAGAAAAATAGAATAAATTCAAAAGTTAATAGACTTTTAACAAACTTGGGCTTAACCTTTACTCCTGTTAAGTGGGGTAGCTTGGAAACAAGAATAGGTGTGGATAATTATACTAGTCAAAACCTTATATTAAGGCATCCTGAAAGTACAGCTGGTTTTTCATATAAAGGAATATTAGATGTAGCAAATGACGTTACTCGTAATGTTAATATGCAGAATATCTTTACGGTTAAAAAGCAAAAAATTACAGGAGATCTTTCTATAGACGGAGCTGTAGGTCAATCGTTTCAAGACTTAAGGTCTAATATAGATGCATTATATGGCGAGGGATTTTTAGATCCTAATTTTGTTTCAGTTAACAATACCAGTATCAGAAATGCGAGAAACACCTTAAGTAGAAGAAGATTAGTAAGTTTCTTTAGTAGGGCTACTTTAAACTATCGTGATTATCTTTATGTAACAGGAACTATTCGAAATGATAGAACTTCAACTATACCTATCGATAGGTATTCTTTCTGGTATCCTTCAGTTTCAGCTAGTTTTGTGTTTACCGATGTGCCTGCCTTTAAAGGATTACAGAATATATTTACGTCTGGAAGATTAAGAGCTGCCTATGCTGAAGTGGGAAAAGATGCAAGACCTTATGCTTATAGGCCTTCATTAGAGTATAAAGCTACTGTTGGTGGTGGTTATGGCTATGGTTTTACTGGTCCAAATTTAGACTTGAAACCTGAGTTTGCTAAGTCTTATGAATTTGGGCTAGAGCTCGCTTTTCTTAAAGATCGTTTGGGTGTAGATGTAACATACTACAATAAGAAAACGACTGATCAAATTATTAATGATATTAGAGGTAGTTATTCAACTGGATTTATTTTGTTCAATTTAAACGGAGGGTCGACGGAAAATAAAGGAGTTGAGATTACTTTGAGAGGAACTCCAGTAAAGAACAAAGATTTCAGCTGGGATATTTTAACAAATTTCGAAAAAGCAAAAGGTACGGTACTTGCTTTGCCAAATTCATTGCCAGAGTCTTATGTTTCGGATACCTGGTTATATGGAAACGTAAGGAATGGAAATTCTCCGGGCAAATCTACTAGGTCACTAACGGGATTCTTTTATCTAAGAAATAATCAAGGACAATTGTTGGTTGATCCGACTACTGGATTGCCTTTGCGTTCAACTGTATTTATAGACGGGGGTTATGATAGGCAACCAGACTGGTCAATGGGTATAACAAATACTTTTACTTATAAAAACTTTTCATTATCATTTTTACTAGATGTGAGAAAAGGTGGAGATATCCTAAATGCTACTGATCATTTCCTAACCTCCAGAGGTTTAACAATGAGGACTTTAGATAGAAATGAGCCTAGGGTTATAAATGGTGTAATTAGAGATGGGCTAGAGAACTCTGCTAATCCCACTGTAAACAATCTTGTTGTAGTGCCAAGATACCAAACTGGATATTATACAGGAATCAGTGAAGAGCTGTTTATTGAGAAAGATATTAATTGGGTACGCCTAAAGGATGTTACCTTAAATTATCGTTTGCCAAGTACATTACTGAAAAAGCAAAAACTAGTAAAGTCTGCTAGCGTCTTCTTGACGGGAACAGATTTATTTTTGATAACTAATTATTCGGGAATGGATCCTGTGGTTAATGGTAATAGCGCAGCTGTTGGTGGATCTGGAGGAGTAGGTATAGATTATGGTAATTTTCCTATACCTATGGGTTTTAATTTTGGCGTTAGAATAGGATTATAACTTAGGAGGAATATTTAAAATGAAAAAGATATATATATCATGTTTAGCTGCTTGTCTACTATGGATGAGTAGTGGATGTAAAAAATGGCTGGATGTTAACGAAAATCCGAATGCGCCTCAAGAAGTAACGGCAAATCTTTATTTGGCCCCAATGTTACACTGGATGATAACAGATGCACCTTACGAAGGAAGGTTCATTGGTCGTTATACTCAAAATTGGTATTTACCAGCGACGTCAAAAAGCACTTGGGATAGAATGGGATATGATCCTGGAAGTGATAATGGAGCACAGACATATAGGGACGTATATTGGGTTTTAGGACAAAACCTTGTAGATATGATGAACAAAGCAGAAGCAGAGCAACGCTGGGATTTGCTGGGCGTTGGTTACATTTTAAAAGCTTGGGGCTGGCAAACATTGACGAG from Pedobacter sp. SL55 includes these protein-coding regions:
- a CDS encoding SusC/RagA family TonB-linked outer membrane protein — protein: MLKGPEAAALYGIDAANGAIVITTKRGKPGTGAIDYSNSFRIDAPRGKPEIQKVYEPSAVGTTSFLYFGDEYLPGTKFYDNVDGFFQTALTQKHNLSMSGGTDRISYRFSTSYTNQNGVIPNSLYDRINVTGATRATINDWLKADLSLSYTYSNNDQARKGAGGPLIGLLVWPQTDDAKNYLTPAGTRRQVTSLGLGSEIDNPYFNVEKNRINSKVNRLLTNLGLTFTPVKWGSLETRIGVDNYTSQNLILRHPESTAGFSYKGILDVANDVTRNVNMQNIFTVKKQKITGDLSIDGAVGQSFQDLRSNIDALYGEGFLDPNFVSVNNTSIRNARNTLSRRRLVSFFSRATLNYRDYLYVTGTIRNDRTSTIPIDRYSFWYPSVSASFVFTDVPAFKGLQNIFTSGRLRAAYAEVGKDARPYAYRPSLEYKATVGGGYGYGFTGPNLDLKPEFAKSYEFGLELAFLKDRLGVDVTYYNKKTTDQIINDIRGSYSTGFILFNLNGGSTENKGVEITLRGTPVKNKDFSWDILTNFEKAKGTVLALPNSLPESYVSDTWLYGNVRNGNSPGKSTRSLTGFFYLRNNQGQLLVDPTTGLPLRSTVFIDGGYDRQPDWSMGITNTFTYKNFSLSFLLDVRKGGDILNATDHFLTSRGLTMRTLDRNEPRVINGVIRDGLENSANPTVNNLVVVPRYQTGYYTGISEELFIEKDINWVRLKDVTLNYRLPSTLLKKQKLVKSASVFLTGTDLFLITNYSGMDPVVNGNSAAVGGSGGVGIDYGNFPIPMGFNFGVRIGL